The Methanomethylovorans hollandica DSM 15978 genome includes a region encoding these proteins:
- the nadA gene encoding quinolinate synthase NadA: MQDTRELIEKIAEIKKERNAVILAHNYEREEIQDVADFVGDSLELSQKAVELEADVIVFCGVHFMAESAAVLSPGKTVLLPEIDARCPMADMARVDDLRSLKKEHPDAAVVCYVNTTAEIKAECDICCTSANAIEVVNSVEQNKVIFVPDKNLADYVARHTDKQIIPWVGYCPTHNQILPIDVQRAKSLHPMAEVLAHPECRREVLDMSDMIFSTTGMVNYVRTSSNTEFIIATESGLLHRLKKENPNKRFYPVSPYSMCPDMKMIDLRAVADSMEHMRYVISVPEDIRFKAKQSLDRMLAVKRKR, encoded by the coding sequence ATGCAGGATACAAGAGAATTGATCGAAAAGATAGCTGAAATCAAAAAAGAGCGTAATGCTGTGATCCTTGCCCACAACTATGAGCGCGAGGAGATACAGGATGTTGCCGATTTTGTAGGAGATTCCCTTGAACTCAGCCAGAAGGCTGTAGAGCTTGAAGCAGATGTTATAGTTTTCTGCGGAGTGCATTTCATGGCAGAAAGCGCTGCAGTGCTCAGCCCAGGTAAGACAGTGCTGCTTCCGGAAATAGATGCAAGGTGTCCCATGGCCGATATGGCCAGGGTGGATGACCTGCGCAGTCTTAAGAAAGAACATCCTGATGCTGCTGTAGTATGCTATGTGAATACGACAGCTGAAATCAAAGCAGAGTGTGACATCTGCTGCACTTCAGCTAATGCTATTGAAGTTGTGAATTCAGTAGAACAGAATAAAGTCATCTTCGTACCGGACAAGAATCTGGCAGACTACGTAGCAAGACACACTGACAAACAGATCATACCTTGGGTCGGATATTGCCCTACCCATAACCAGATACTTCCAATAGATGTGCAGAGAGCTAAGAGCCTGCACCCCATGGCAGAAGTGCTGGCCCATCCTGAATGCAGACGTGAGGTGCTTGATATGTCCGACATGATATTCAGTACCACAGGCATGGTCAATTATGTAAGAACATCCAGCAACACTGAGTTTATAATAGCTACTGAAAGTGGTCTTCTGCACAGGCTTAAGAAAGAGAATCCAAACAAAAGATTCTACCCGGTATCACCTTATTCTATGTGTCCTGACATGAAGATGATAGACCTCAGAGCGGTTGCAGATTCAATGGAACATATGAGATATGTGATCTCCGTGCCGGAAGATATAAGATTCAAGGCAAAACAGTCACTTGACAGAATGCTTGCTGTTAAAAGGAAAAGATAA
- a CDS encoding aspartate dehydrogenase: protein MLKIGIIGCGTIGTCICKAIDDGLMEAEVYAIYDRNAENVERLQSSLVNLQPAVMEAEEMIKHIDLLVECASQEAVYEVVPAALHARCDVMIMSVGAFADERLFKTVYGIAKEMNCKIYLPSGAIAGLDGLKSAASEQIYSVTLTTQKPPAGLAGAPYVVQNKIKLDEIKSKTVIFEGKASEAVKGFPANVNVAATLSLAGTGFEKTKVKIIANPALCRNIHEITVEGAFGKLTSKVENVPSPNNPKSSYLAPLSAIATLKKIIDPLQIGT from the coding sequence ATGCTGAAGATAGGAATAATCGGATGTGGCACAATAGGCACCTGCATCTGTAAAGCGATCGATGATGGATTGATGGAAGCTGAAGTTTATGCTATCTATGATAGGAATGCTGAGAACGTTGAAAGACTGCAATCCTCTTTGGTAAATCTTCAGCCTGCCGTGATGGAAGCGGAAGAAATGATTAAACATATAGACCTGTTAGTGGAATGTGCCTCTCAGGAGGCTGTCTATGAAGTAGTACCTGCTGCTTTGCATGCGAGATGCGATGTAATGATAATGAGCGTGGGGGCTTTTGCTGATGAAAGGCTTTTCAAGACCGTTTATGGGATTGCAAAAGAAATGAACTGTAAGATATATTTGCCATCCGGAGCCATTGCGGGGCTCGATGGACTTAAATCAGCGGCATCAGAACAGATATACTCCGTTACACTGACAACACAGAAACCTCCTGCGGGACTAGCCGGTGCTCCCTATGTGGTACAAAACAAAATAAAGCTGGATGAGATCAAAAGCAAAACCGTTATCTTTGAAGGTAAGGCAAGTGAAGCTGTAAAAGGATTTCCGGCAAATGTGAATGTTGCTGCCACGCTCAGCCTAGCTGGAACAGGGTTCGAAAAAACAAAAGTAAAGATCATAGCCAATCCGGCACTCTGCCGTAACATCCATGAGATCACAGTGGAGGGTGCCTTTGGGAAATTGACGTCTAAAGTTGAGAATGTACCTTCACCCAATAATCCAAAGAGTAGTTATCTTGCACCTCTTTCTGCCATTGCTACATTGAAAAAGATTATAGATCCGCTTCAAATAGGTACCTGA
- a CDS encoding disaggregatase related repeat-containing protein, with product MDNISFNFFERFSAHRWAKSRHVLLIALWLKSYFFSTKALSTKYNFSRNKNNTTFKKISSSVLGLIFCFLCFSVVGSGLSSAATVYVAADGSGDYNCNGTNDHVEINEALAYIKSTGGGTVYLKGPNTYWIDSTLNIGSNIKLTGDSTAEIKLVPKAGWSSGVPMIRGETRASNIVITGFTIDGNSENQGVSFGRGYYDLIYLERSNNVEVSHMLLEWGCNDGLKIKWGNNVVFTHNNVYKMGHDAFYALYYNTGEVAYNTVFTRTNSACRLSGGVSDFTVHDNTFYSDGGGTSTGPAIEIDKTGSSGTLSFNNIDIYNNKIHSIRGSGIWMFAAYTDNVIRAKNVHIHHNTFTKVGQHALNTGYTNAAITMQNFDNTIIENNVFDDGGNAAIKWYAWSPIPQQKAQFTTYVRNNIIKNNDGMSGVPGSGVGIWNTQPSYAKFILQNNEFYNNKNGATNAPVANGGADKTVTVESPVTFDASASTDDIGIVSYSWDFDASNGITSEATARTTTKTYATAGTYTVTLTVTDTTGQKATDRVTVVVNAATTTTAPSIPPSTTTPSTIPSQADAAPVANGGADKTVTVGSPVAFDASASTDDVGIASYSWDFDASNGITSEATARTATKTYATAGTYTVTLTVTDTTGQKATDRVTVVVNVATTTTAPSTSTTTPAVPTKVDTVPVANGGADKTITVGSPVTFDASASTDDVGIVSYSWDFDASNGITSEATARTATKTYTTAGTYTVTLTVTDTTGQKATDRVTVVVRAATTTTAPSTTTPAVPTKVDTVPVANGGADKTVTVGSPVTFDASASTDDVGVASYSWDFDASNGITSEATARTATKTYATVGTYTATLTVTDTTGQKATDRVTVVVNAATTTTAPSTTTPTTPTSPAGSVSYSPTYDNGLRTSSPTSVFSTMNYIDIGASSASCRDLMMFDLSNYKTTDVISKATLSLYWYYPATTRTSDTVVQIYRPAADWDPRYVSWTNRASGTSWTTAGGNWYDKNGAAQGSTPYASVTFAASTVPGNRYYDFDVTQLVQEYVSGKFKNTGFFLKARTESGNYIAFYSSEWSNAAQRPKLTVSTGQSSSSTVLSHADAAPVANGGADKTITVGSPVTFDASASTDDVGIASYSWDFDASNGITSEATARTATKTYTTAGTYTATLTVTDTTGQKATDRVTVVVNAATTTTAPSTTTPTPAVPTKVDTVPVANGGADKTVTVGSPVTFDASASTDDVGIASYSWDFDASNGITSEATARTATKTYATAGTYTATLTVTDTTGQKATDRVTVVVRAATTTTAPSTSTTTPAVPTKVDTVPVANGGADKTVTVGSPVAFDASASTDDVGIASYSWDFDASNGITSEATGRTTTKTYTTAGTYTVTLTVTDTTGQKATDRVTVVVNAATTTTAPSTTTPTTPTSPAGSVSYSPTYDNGLRTSSPTSVFSTTNYIDIGASSASCRDLMMFDLSKYKTTDKISKATLSLYWYHPSDTTRASDTVVEIYRPAADWDPGYVSWNNRASGTLWTTAGGNWYDRNGAAQGITPYASVTFPARAVPGNRYYDFDVTQLVQEYVSAKYKNTGFFLKARTEGGNYIAFYSSEWSNAAQRPKLTVTI from the coding sequence ATGGATAACATCAGTTTCAACTTTTTCGAAAGATTTAGTGCCCACAGGTGGGCTAAATCCCGTCATGTGTTGCTGATTGCTTTATGGTTGAAAAGTTATTTCTTCTCGACAAAAGCTTTATCTACAAAATACAATTTCTCTAGAAATAAAAACAACACCACCTTTAAAAAAATCTCTTCCTCTGTTCTTGGCTTGATATTTTGTTTTCTGTGTTTTTCAGTAGTCGGATCCGGTCTATCTTCAGCAGCAACGGTATATGTCGCTGCGGATGGAAGTGGCGACTACAATTGTAACGGAACGAACGATCACGTTGAAATAAATGAAGCACTTGCATACATAAAAAGTACTGGTGGCGGTACTGTTTATCTTAAGGGTCCAAATACATACTGGATAGATAGCACTCTTAATATCGGTTCAAACATAAAACTCACAGGTGACTCAACCGCTGAAATAAAACTTGTTCCGAAGGCAGGCTGGTCCAGCGGTGTTCCAATGATCCGGGGTGAAACCAGAGCAAGTAATATCGTAATCACTGGCTTTACTATCGATGGAAATAGTGAAAACCAGGGTGTTTCTTTTGGAAGAGGGTATTATGATCTAATATATTTAGAACGTTCTAATAACGTAGAAGTATCTCACATGCTTCTTGAGTGGGGATGCAATGATGGATTAAAAATTAAATGGGGCAACAACGTTGTTTTTACTCACAACAATGTGTACAAAATGGGTCATGATGCTTTTTATGCACTTTACTATAATACAGGTGAAGTTGCATACAACACTGTCTTCACACGGACAAATAGTGCGTGCAGGTTATCCGGTGGTGTATCTGATTTTACTGTCCATGACAATACATTCTATTCTGACGGGGGCGGCACATCAACAGGACCGGCAATAGAGATAGACAAAACCGGTAGCTCAGGAACTTTATCCTTTAATAATATAGATATATATAATAATAAGATACACAGCATAAGGGGTTCAGGTATCTGGATGTTTGCAGCATATACTGACAATGTCATACGGGCAAAGAACGTCCATATACATCACAATACATTTACAAAAGTAGGCCAACACGCTTTAAATACCGGATATACCAATGCAGCGATCACAATGCAGAATTTTGATAATACTATCATCGAGAATAATGTATTTGATGATGGTGGTAATGCTGCAATAAAATGGTATGCATGGTCTCCGATTCCACAGCAAAAGGCACAGTTCACCACCTATGTTAGGAACAATATAATAAAGAACAATGATGGAATGAGTGGAGTTCCAGGCTCAGGAGTGGGTATATGGAATACACAGCCATCCTATGCAAAGTTCATACTTCAGAACAACGAGTTTTACAACAATAAGAATGGTGCTACTAATGCTCCAGTTGCAAATGGCGGAGCTGACAAAACCGTAACTGTTGAATCACCTGTCACTTTCGATGCCAGTGCATCTACTGATGATATCGGCATAGTTTCTTACTCCTGGGATTTCGATGCATCAAATGGCATAACCTCTGAAGCTACAGCTAGGACAACTACAAAGACATATGCAACAGCAGGAACGTATACTGTGACGCTTACTGTTACGGATACGACTGGGCAGAAAGCCACAGACAGAGTAACTGTAGTTGTGAATGCAGCAACAACTACCACTGCTCCATCTATACCACCATCTACGACCACTCCCTCTACAATTCCCAGCCAGGCAGATGCTGCTCCGGTTGCAAATGGCGGAGCTGATAAAACCGTAACTGTTGGCTCACCTGTCGCTTTCGATGCCAGTGCATCTACAGATGATGTTGGCATAGCTTCTTACTCCTGGGATTTCGATGCATCAAATGGCATTACATCTGAAGCTACAGCTAGGACAGCTACAAAGACATATGCAACAGCAGGAACGTATACTGTGACACTTACTGTTACGGATACGACTGGGCAGAAAGCCACAGACAGAGTAACTGTAGTTGTGAATGTAGCAACAACTACCACCGCTCCATCTACATCTACAACTACACCTGCAGTTCCCACCAAAGTAGATACCGTTCCAGTTGCAAATGGCGGAGCTGATAAAACCATAACTGTTGGCTCACCTGTCACTTTCGATGCCAGTGCATCTACAGATGATGTTGGCATAGTTTCTTACTCCTGGGATTTCGATGCATCAAATGGCATAACCTCTGAAGCTACAGCTAGGACAGCTACAAAGACATACACAACAGCAGGGACGTATACTGTGACACTTACTGTTACGGATACGACTGGGCAGAAAGCCACAGATAGAGTAACTGTAGTCGTGAGGGCAGCAACAACTACCACCGCTCCATCTACAACTACACCTGCAGTTCCCACCAAAGTAGATACCGTTCCAGTTGCAAATGGCGGAGCTGATAAAACCGTAACTGTTGGCTCACCTGTCACTTTCGATGCCAGTGCGTCTACAGATGATGTTGGCGTAGCTTCTTACTCCTGGGATTTCGATGCATCAAATGGCATTACATCTGAAGCTACAGCTAGGACAGCTACAAAGACATATGCAACAGTAGGAACGTATACTGCGACACTTACTGTTACGGATACGACTGGACAGAAAGCCACAGACAGAGTAACTGTAGTTGTGAATGCAGCAACAACTACCACCGCTCCATCTACAACTACACCAACTACACCAACATCTCCAGCAGGATCGGTCTCATATTCTCCGACGTATGACAATGGTCTGCGGACTTCATCCCCTACCAGTGTTTTCTCCACTATGAACTATATTGATATTGGAGCGAGTTCAGCTAGTTGCAGGGATCTGATGATGTTCGATCTGAGTAACTACAAAACAACAGATGTAATCTCAAAGGCTACCCTCTCACTATACTGGTATTATCCTGCTACCACACGTACTTCAGATACAGTGGTACAGATCTACAGACCAGCAGCTGACTGGGATCCAAGATATGTAAGCTGGACAAACCGCGCATCCGGCACTTCATGGACCACAGCAGGAGGAAACTGGTATGACAAGAATGGAGCAGCCCAGGGCAGTACACCGTATGCATCCGTTACATTCGCAGCTAGCACAGTGCCCGGTAACAGGTACTATGATTTCGATGTAACTCAGCTGGTACAGGAATATGTGAGTGGCAAGTTCAAGAACACCGGATTTTTCCTGAAGGCCAGGACAGAGAGCGGCAATTACATTGCTTTCTACAGCTCAGAATGGTCTAATGCTGCACAGAGACCTAAGTTAACAGTTTCAACAGGTCAATCCAGCAGTTCAACAGTTCTCAGCCATGCAGATGCTGCTCCAGTTGCAAATGGCGGAGCTGACAAAACCATAACTGTTGGCTCACCTGTCACTTTCGATGCCAGTGCATCTACAGATGATGTTGGCATAGCTTCTTACTCCTGGGATTTCGATGCATCAAATGGCATTACATCTGAAGCTACAGCTAGGACAGCTACAAAGACATACACAACAGCAGGAACGTATACTGCGACACTTACTGTTACGGATACGACTGGGCAGAAAGCCACAGACAGAGTAACTGTAGTTGTGAATGCAGCAACAACTACCACCGCTCCATCTACAACTACACCTACACCTGCAGTTCCCACCAAAGTAGATACCGTTCCAGTTGCAAATGGCGGAGCTGACAAAACCGTAACTGTTGGCTCACCTGTCACTTTCGATGCCAGTGCATCTACAGATGATGTTGGCATAGCTTCTTACTCCTGGGATTTCGATGCATCAAATGGCATTACATCTGAAGCTACAGCTAGGACAGCTACAAAGACATATGCAACAGCAGGAACGTATACTGCGACACTTACTGTTACGGATACGACTGGGCAGAAAGCCACAGACAGAGTAACTGTAGTCGTGAGGGCAGCAACAACTACCACCGCTCCATCTACATCTACAACTACACCTGCAGTTCCCACCAAAGTAGATACCGTTCCAGTTGCAAATGGCGGAGCTGATAAAACCGTAACTGTTGGCTCACCTGTCGCTTTCGATGCCAGTGCATCTACTGATGATGTTGGCATAGCTTCTTACTCCTGGGATTTCGATGCATCAAATGGCATAACCTCTGAAGCTACCGGTAGGACAACTACAAAGACATACACAACAGCAGGAACGTATACTGTGACACTTACTGTTACGGATACGACTGGGCAGAAAGCCACAGACAGAGTAACTGTAGTTGTGAATGCAGCAACAACTACCACCGCTCCATCTACAACTACACCAACTACACCAACATCTCCAGCAGGATCGGTCTCATATTCTCCGACCTATGACAATGGTCTGCGGACTTCATCCCCTACTAGTGTTTTCTCCACTACTAACTATATTGATATTGGAGCGAGTTCAGCTAGTTGCAGGGATCTAATGATGTTCGATTTGAGTAAGTATAAAACCACAGATAAAATCTCCAAGGCTACTCTCTCACTATACTGGTATCACCCATCAGATACCACACGTGCTTCAGACACAGTGGTAGAGATATACAGGCCAGCTGCTGACTGGGATCCCGGGTATGTAAGCTGGAACAACCGTGCATCTGGTACTCTATGGACCACAGCAGGAGGAAACTGGTATGATCGAAACGGAGCTGCTCAGGGCATTACGCCGTATGCATCCGTTACATTCCCGGCCCGGGCAGTGCCCGGTAACAGGTACTATGATTTCGATGTCACTCAGCTGGTGCAGGAATATGTGAGTGCTAAGTACAAGAACACCGGTTTCTTCCTCAAGGCCAGGACAGAGGGCGGTAATTATATTGCATTCTACAGTTCTGAATGGTCCAATGCTGCACAGAGGCCAAAGTTAACTGTGACCATCTGA
- a CDS encoding nitric oxide reductase activation protein NorD, with amino-acid sequence MSEDIAKQTDPGEEELEEVIEALFPKEDSSKESCILELAYYRSFISALQKSSSTYHDELLRTARMLLDKDLDLAGAFFEKLPEAMQNTGPDSIRKWVGIGIKIFDQGKDLAIDYFLHSAELLKDLQVSELEEWALKGIVLFEEDPFIGKTYFSLNSDRSKELIEELKGSAALNETISILRYYALGLSGVNFNILPRRMLQIEQETNDINPVIAGKTIYLSPMIKKYGDIEDNFRIYKLSIMHEVGHLQFSSHKIEHDVAARLMGDIRSRYTTIIKRTHFSGLQPEGIIDIAEIIALFPNKVLAGTILGILEDTRVEYRIMQCYKGVRLDLERIRYQMLLTRSAPKGDLETFMESLLWISIGHEPVYKINKATKDLLDQAGILLKDRIFYEGSSILDSLDTTFKIYTMLDDKMGPLSQKEYEVLKNIDYRGVDIETYSRQDPFSPNSHENVIRSFIPESEVGPEADKEMLKERKLKLKPTYATSRNWKILGSYRYDEWDAVINDYKKDWCTVSEIEPFGMSSDYYKNSSEHYRHEISLIKHVFKEMKPEAFRRVKEQIDGSEIDIDAFIDSLIQKKCGVNPDGRLYLRWDKHERDVATLFLIDVSYSTHKIVGYEEKSIVDVEKDSLIIMIQALESIGDKYAIYAFSGQTRDDVEYFIIKEFNEKLSDNVARRISLMEPVSNTRLGSAIRHSVRKLNKIDAKTKIIILLSDGEPFDSSLGESAYKERIAEEDARVAIKEANSKGIHLFCITVDQSPGKYLDNIFSDAGYTIIDDASSLPEILPMLYKRLTT; translated from the coding sequence TTGTCAGAAGATATCGCCAAACAAACAGATCCCGGTGAAGAAGAGCTTGAAGAAGTAATAGAAGCCCTGTTCCCCAAAGAAGACAGCTCAAAAGAAAGCTGTATTTTGGAGCTCGCTTATTACAGGAGTTTTATAAGTGCTCTGCAAAAAAGCAGTTCAACATATCATGACGAACTGCTCAGAACTGCCCGTATGCTGCTTGATAAGGACCTCGATCTTGCAGGAGCTTTTTTTGAGAAGCTTCCTGAGGCAATGCAGAACACAGGACCTGATAGCATCAGGAAATGGGTAGGTATCGGCATAAAAATATTTGATCAGGGCAAGGACCTGGCAATTGATTATTTTTTACATTCAGCTGAGCTCTTAAAGGACCTTCAGGTCAGTGAACTGGAAGAGTGGGCCCTGAAAGGTATAGTTCTCTTTGAAGAGGATCCATTCATTGGAAAAACTTATTTTTCCCTGAATTCTGATAGATCAAAGGAGTTAATTGAAGAGCTTAAGGGGTCAGCGGCACTCAATGAGACCATAAGCATCCTAAGATATTATGCCCTTGGATTGTCAGGTGTTAATTTTAACATTCTACCCCGAAGGATGTTACAGATAGAGCAAGAAACCAATGACATAAATCCTGTGATTGCAGGCAAGACCATCTACCTTTCACCCATGATCAAAAAATATGGTGATATTGAAGATAACTTCAGGATATACAAGCTGAGCATAATGCATGAAGTCGGCCATTTACAGTTCAGTTCCCATAAGATAGAACATGATGTGGCAGCAAGGCTGATGGGGGATATCAGAAGCAGGTACACTACCATTATTAAAAGAACTCATTTTTCAGGGCTGCAGCCTGAAGGTATCATTGATATCGCTGAGATCATAGCTCTGTTTCCCAACAAAGTACTGGCAGGAACAATACTCGGCATTCTGGAAGACACCAGGGTCGAGTACAGGATAATGCAATGTTACAAGGGTGTTCGCTTAGACCTTGAGAGAATAAGATACCAGATGCTTCTGACAAGGTCTGCCCCAAAAGGCGACCTTGAAACATTCATGGAATCACTTCTGTGGATCTCCATAGGACATGAACCTGTTTACAAGATAAACAAAGCTACAAAAGATCTTCTTGATCAGGCAGGGATTCTGCTGAAGGACAGGATCTTCTACGAAGGATCGTCTATCCTTGACTCCCTTGATACGACCTTCAAAATATATACCATGCTTGATGACAAGATGGGGCCGTTAAGCCAGAAGGAGTACGAGGTACTGAAGAACATAGATTATCGCGGAGTAGATATCGAAACGTATAGCAGGCAGGACCCCTTTTCGCCCAATTCGCATGAGAATGTTATAAGGAGTTTCATTCCCGAAAGTGAAGTGGGGCCGGAAGCAGATAAGGAAATGTTAAAGGAAAGAAAGTTAAAACTTAAGCCAACCTATGCCACTTCCAGGAACTGGAAGATACTGGGTAGTTACAGGTATGATGAATGGGATGCAGTGATCAATGACTACAAAAAGGACTGGTGTACGGTCAGCGAGATCGAGCCTTTTGGCATGTCCAGTGATTATTATAAAAATTCATCAGAACATTACAGACATGAGATCTCCCTGATAAAGCATGTATTCAAGGAGATGAAGCCGGAAGCATTCCGCAGGGTTAAGGAACAGATCGATGGAAGTGAGATCGATATCGATGCCTTCATCGATTCCCTGATACAGAAAAAATGCGGGGTAAATCCTGATGGCAGGCTGTATCTCAGATGGGATAAGCATGAAAGGGATGTGGCAACTCTTTTTCTTATAGATGTCAGTTATTCCACCCATAAAATTGTGGGCTATGAGGAAAAGAGTATAGTTGATGTTGAAAAAGACTCTCTTATCATCATGATACAGGCTCTTGAAAGTATAGGAGACAAGTATGCCATCTATGCATTTTCCGGTCAGACAAGGGATGATGTTGAATACTTTATCATAAAGGAGTTCAATGAGAAACTATCGGACAACGTTGCACGCAGGATAAGTCTGATGGAGCCGGTATCCAACACAAGGCTCGGGTCTGCTATCCGCCATTCGGTACGAAAACTTAATAAGATAGATGCGAAAACAAAGATAATAATACTGTTATCCGATGGTGAACCCTTCGATAGTTCCTTGGGAGAAAGTGCATACAAAGAAAGAATTGCTGAAGAGGATGCCAGAGTAGCAATAAAGGAAGCAAACTCCAAGGGAATACATTTGTTCTGCATAACTGTGGATCAGAGTCCCGGCAAATATCTAGATAATATTTTCTCTGATGCCGGATACACAATAATAGATGATGCCAGTTCACTTCCAGAGATCCTTCCAATGCTGTATAAGAGGCTCACAACCTGA
- a CDS encoding formylglycine-generating enzyme family protein yields MEKRDTRKEEEVTKWLTKEEMRDGFPIIYTNSIDMKFIQIPAGEFEMGSLSHENNWYNNEQPVHTVKIKKSFYLGKYLVTQKQWVEIMDSNPSKFRGDDRPVDRVSWNNAQEFVKKINEKEGTDKYRLPSEAEWEYACRAGTSTRYAFGDSESKLEEYCYCENLDVGTHPVGQKKPNLWGLYDMHGNLWEWVLDVYKDSYEGAPVDGSPREDIESSSKMMRVLRGGSWQTSAVGCRCASRYYYPPDARRNSSRVGLRLLKEL; encoded by the coding sequence ATGGAGAAAAGAGATACCAGAAAAGAAGAAGAAGTAACTAAATGGCTGACAAAGGAAGAAATGAGAGATGGATTTCCTATAATTTATACCAATTCTATTGATATGAAATTTATACAAATTCCTGCGGGTGAATTTGAAATGGGTTCATTATCGCATGAAAATAACTGGTACAACAATGAGCAACCTGTTCATACGGTAAAAATAAAAAAATCTTTCTATCTAGGTAAGTATTTGGTAACACAAAAACAGTGGGTTGAGATAATGGATAGTAATCCTTCTAAATTTAGAGGGGATGACAGGCCAGTTGACAGGGTTTCGTGGAATAATGCACAGGAATTTGTAAAAAAGATCAATGAAAAAGAGGGTACTGATAAATACCGTCTACCCTCTGAGGCTGAATGGGAGTATGCCTGTAGAGCTGGTACTTCTACCAGATATGCATTTGGCGACAGTGAGTCAAAATTAGAGGAATATTGTTATTGTGAGAACTTAGATGTCGGAACCCATCCTGTGGGACAAAAGAAACCTAACCTATGGGGATTATATGACATGCACGGAAATCTCTGGGAATGGGTACTGGACGTTTACAAGGATAGTTACGAAGGTGCGCCTGTAGATGGTAGTCCTCGGGAGGATATTGAGAGTTCTTCCAAAATGATGCGGGTTTTGCGTGGTGGAAGCTGGCAAACATCTGCTGTGGGCTGCAGATGTGCAAGTCGTTATTACTACCCTCCAGATGCCCGCCGCAATAGCAGCCGTGTTGGTCTGCGCCTCCTTAAAGAACTATAG
- a CDS encoding DUF6951 family protein: MTEVKVNSKICGFTHIIRGKMNGQNIIVDIDTPCEKIKEISHLEVPMMELFDIKENIVMQKAREARCTSTCLVPCAVMHVCFIEAGFMSGTLTKKMGSISIDFL; this comes from the coding sequence ATGACTGAAGTGAAGGTTAATTCCAAGATATGTGGGTTCACTCATATAATAAGGGGAAAAATGAATGGACAAAACATAATTGTAGATATCGATACACCTTGTGAGAAGATTAAAGAAATATCCCATCTGGAAGTTCCAATGATGGAGTTATTTGATATAAAAGAGAACATTGTTATGCAAAAGGCCAGGGAAGCGAGATGTACTTCCACATGTCTTGTTCCATGTGCAGTTATGCACGTTTGTTTCATAGAGGCAGGTTTCATGTCTGGTACCCTCACCAAAAAGATGGGAAGCATCAGTATCGATTTTCTATGA